A single window of Enoplosus armatus isolate fEnoArm2 chromosome 22, fEnoArm2.hap1, whole genome shotgun sequence DNA harbors:
- the csrp2 gene encoding cysteine and glycine-rich protein 2 isoform X2, translating into MPNWGGGNKCAACRGTVYHAEEVQCDGKSFHKCCFLCMVCRKGLDSTTLAIHDQEIYCKSCYGKKYGPKGYGYGQGAGTLNMDRGERLGIKHEETQTHRPTTNPNPSKFAQKFGGSEKCARCGDSVYAAEKIMGAGKPWHKNCFRCAKCGKSLESTTQTEKDGEIYCKACYAKNFGPKGFGYGQGAGALVHAQ; encoded by the exons ATGCCAAACTGGGGAGGAGGCAACAAGTGTGCAGCGTGCCGTGGGACGGTATACCACGCTGAGGAAGTGCAGTGTGACGGGAAGAGCTTCCACAAatgctgttttctctgca TGGTCTGCAGGAAGGGCTTGGACAGCACCACACTGGCCATTCACGACCAGGAGATCTACTGCAAGTCGTGCTACGGGAAGAAGTACGGCCCGAAAGGCTACGGCTACGGCCAGGGGGCGGGGACGCTCAACATGGACCGAGGAGAGCGGCTGGGAATCAAACACGAAGA GACACAGACTCACAGACCGACCACCAACCCCAACCCATCCAAATTTGCCCAGAAGTTTGGAGGTTCAGAGAAATGTGCCCGGTGTGGAGACTCTGTGTACGCAGCCGAGAAGATCATGGGGGCAGGCAAG CCGTGGCATAAGAACTGCTTCCGCTGTGCAAAATGCGGCAAGAGCCTGGAGTCGACCACTCAGAcggagaaagacggagagatcTACTGCAAAG CGTGTTACGCCAAGAACTTCGGGCCCAAAGGGTTCGGTTACGGCCAAGGAGCCGGCGCTCTGGTTCACGCTCAGTGA
- the csrp2 gene encoding cysteine and glycine-rich protein 2 isoform X1 yields MPNWGGGNKCAACRGTVYHAEEVQCDGKSFHKCCFLCMVCRKGLDSTTLAIHDQEIYCKSCYGKKYGPKGYGYGQGAGTLNMDRGERLGIKHEETQTHRPTTNPNPSKFAQKFGGSEKCARCGDSVYAAEKIMGAGKRVTPRTSGPKGSVTAKEPALWFTLSDGRKTVTPSYIPLSNRNTGRPFSRVFSLKCFNAEMTCSWYK; encoded by the exons ATGCCAAACTGGGGAGGAGGCAACAAGTGTGCAGCGTGCCGTGGGACGGTATACCACGCTGAGGAAGTGCAGTGTGACGGGAAGAGCTTCCACAAatgctgttttctctgca TGGTCTGCAGGAAGGGCTTGGACAGCACCACACTGGCCATTCACGACCAGGAGATCTACTGCAAGTCGTGCTACGGGAAGAAGTACGGCCCGAAAGGCTACGGCTACGGCCAGGGGGCGGGGACGCTCAACATGGACCGAGGAGAGCGGCTGGGAATCAAACACGAAGA GACACAGACTCACAGACCGACCACCAACCCCAACCCATCCAAATTTGCCCAGAAGTTTGGAGGTTCAGAGAAATGTGCCCGGTGTGGAGACTCTGTGTACGCAGCCGAGAAGATCATGGGGGCAGGCAAG CGTGTTACGCCAAGAACTTCGGGCCCAAAGGGTTCGGTTACGGCCAAGGAGCCGGCGCTCTGGTTCACGCTCAGTGACGGCCGGAAGACGGTCACACCTTCATACATTCCTCTGTCCAACAGAAACACCGGCCGGCCCTTTTCTCGTGTTTTCTCCCTCAAATGCTTTAATGCTGAAATGACGTGCTCGTggtacaaataa